One Desulforhopalus sp. DNA segment encodes these proteins:
- a CDS encoding 2Fe-2S iron-sulfur cluster-binding protein: MAQINIENLQVTIAAQPGRSLLNTLVLEDQPIHTVCGGRARCGCCRIRIVEGKKGISPVNEWEKVRLTAEELAAGWRLACQTHTLRDITIHLPTAEELDPACRKKKERVVQDPALR, encoded by the coding sequence GTGGCACAGATAAACATAGAGAATCTTCAGGTAACCATTGCCGCACAACCCGGTCGGAGTCTTTTGAACACCTTGGTCCTTGAAGATCAGCCGATCCATACCGTATGCGGTGGCCGGGCCAGATGTGGCTGCTGTCGAATCCGGATTGTCGAAGGCAAGAAAGGAATCTCGCCGGTAAACGAGTGGGAGAAAGTCCGGCTGACCGCCGAAGAGCTGGCGGCCGGTTGGCGTCTAGCCTGTCAAACCCACACCCTTCGGGATATCACCATTCACCTGCCGACAGCTGAGGAACTTGATCCGGCCTGCAGGAAAAAGAAGGAGAGGGTGGTTCAGGACCCGGCTTTGCGGTAA
- a CDS encoding DMT family transporter, with protein MPVVTYLSLVFTMFLWGGTFIAGRLLAGAVEPASAAFLRFFIASVAMLVLTKAIEGKFAMPSPRLWLSLLLLGLTGVFAYNVFFFSGLQYINAGRASLIVAGTPLVITIFAALFLKERLSLLKGCGVLVSLTGAILVISNGHPGSLFTGGFGRGEQALLGCVASWSAYSLIGRSVLRSLPPLTAVCYSSIIGTVFLAFPAVGEGLIGKLATITTLSWISLAYLGIGGTALGFSLYYIGIKKIGASRAGIFINLVPVFSLILSWLILGESVRMAVLAGGLLVLCGVTLANYRKAGS; from the coding sequence ATGCCTGTTGTCACCTATCTTTCGCTGGTTTTTACCATGTTTTTGTGGGGCGGCACCTTCATTGCCGGACGCCTGCTGGCAGGAGCGGTTGAACCGGCCAGCGCCGCCTTTCTCCGTTTTTTTATCGCCTCGGTGGCCATGCTGGTATTGACCAAGGCAATCGAGGGCAAGTTTGCCATGCCCTCGCCACGACTCTGGCTGTCCCTTCTCCTTCTCGGACTGACCGGGGTCTTTGCCTACAATGTCTTTTTCTTTTCCGGCCTGCAGTATATCAATGCCGGCCGGGCCTCGCTCATTGTTGCCGGGACGCCCTTGGTCATCACCATCTTTGCCGCCCTCTTCCTGAAGGAACGCCTCTCCCTGCTGAAGGGCTGCGGGGTTCTGGTGTCGCTTACCGGGGCTATTTTGGTCATCAGCAACGGCCACCCCGGATCGCTCTTTACCGGCGGCTTCGGCCGTGGCGAGCAGGCCCTGCTCGGCTGCGTCGCCAGCTGGTCGGCCTATTCGCTGATCGGCCGGTCGGTACTCCGCTCCCTGCCGCCGCTGACCGCCGTCTGCTATTCATCGATCATCGGCACTGTCTTCCTTGCCTTCCCGGCCGTGGGAGAAGGTCTCATCGGCAAGCTCGCCACGATCACCACCCTGTCCTGGATAAGCCTTGCCTACCTCGGTATCGGCGGCACCGCCCTCGGCTTTTCCCTGTACTATATCGGCATCAAGAAGATCGGCGCCAGCCGGGCCGGAATCTTTATCAACCTCGTCCCGGTATTCTCCCTCATTCTGTCCTGGCTGATCCTCGGCGAGTCGGTGCGAATGGCCGTTTTGGCCGGCGGATTGCTCGTCCTCTGCGGCGTCACCCTGGCCAATTACCGCAAAGCCGGGTCCTGA